The Faecalibacterium prausnitzii genome includes a window with the following:
- the rnpA gene encoding ribonuclease P protein component: MRYRPIRRNSEYGRVYARGKSYVNPALVLYVLKTRGKKTRVGLTATKKIGHAVQRNRARRVMKAAIDEHLDYNIGGYDLVFVARGITPHLKSWQLSEVVAKLFAQAGLPDKAKQPGAKPPATVPPAQKPAPQE; the protein is encoded by the coding sequence GTGCGCTATCGTCCCATCCGCCGCAACAGCGAATATGGCCGCGTGTATGCCCGCGGCAAGTCCTATGTGAACCCGGCGCTGGTGCTGTACGTCCTCAAGACCCGCGGCAAAAAGACCCGCGTGGGCCTGACAGCCACCAAAAAGATCGGCCATGCCGTGCAGCGCAACCGTGCCCGCCGCGTGATGAAGGCGGCCATCGACGAGCATCTGGACTACAACATCGGCGGCTACGACCTCGTGTTTGTGGCGCGGGGCATCACTCCGCACCTCAAGAGCTGGCAGCTCAGCGAAGTGGTGGCCAAACTCTTTGCACAGGCCGGTCTGCCGGACAAGGCCAAACAGCCGGGAGCCAAGCCCCCGGCCACGGTTCCGCCGGCTCAGAAGCCGGCCCCGCAGGAATGA